The Aureimonas mangrovi genome contains the following window.
ACGCTCGCCTTCGGCGAGATCATCCGCGTCGTGCTTCTCAACTGGGCCGAGTTCACCGGCGGTCCGAACGGCCTTCTCGGCATCCCCCGCCCCACCTTCTTCGGCCTCGAGTTCGGGCGCGGCGAAGGCTCCTTCGCCGACTATTTCGGGCTCGAACCCTCTTCGATCCACCGCTTCATATACCTCTACTACATCATCCTCGCGCTCGCCCTGGTCACCAACTTCGTGACGCTGCGCCTGCGCAAGCTCCCGATCGGGCGGGCCTGGGAGGCGATGCGCGAGGACGAGATCGCCTGCCGCTCGCTCGGCATCAACACCACCAACGTCAAGCTGACGGCCTTCGCCACCGGCGCCATGTTCGGCGGCTTCGCGGGCTCGTTCTTCGCCACGCGCCAGGGCTTCATCTCACCGGAGAGCTTCACTTTCCTTGAGTCGGCGATCATCCTCGCCATCGTCGTCCTCGGCGGGCTCGGCTCGCAGATTGGCGTCGTCGTCGCCTCGATCGTGATGATCGGCGGCATCGAGCTTCTGCGCAATCTCGGCTTCCTGCAGCAGATCTTCGGCTCGGGCTTTGATCCCGCGCAGTATCGCATGCTGATCTTCGGCCTCGCGATGGTGGCGATCATGGTGTGGAAACCGCGCGGCCTCGTTTCCTCGCGAACGCCCTCGGCCGTCTACAAGGAGAAGAAGCAGATCGGTGCCGACATGGTGGCGCAGGGCGAAGGGCACTGACGATGAGCGAACACGCTACGATGCCCCCCGCCGCCCCCTCCTCCGCCGCGCCCGGCTGGGAGAACGATCCACTTCTCACCGTCGAGCGCCTGACGATGCGTTTCGGTGGGCTGACGGCGATCGACGACCTGTCCTTCTCGGTCGGTCGCGGTGACATCACCGCCCTGATCGGCCCGAACGGCGCCGGCAAGACCACGGTGTTCAACTGCGTGACCGGCTTCTACAAGCCGACGGAGGGGCGCATCGCGCTGCGCCGCGGGCGCGGCATCGGCGAGGCGGCCGTGCGCGAACTCACCGGCAGCGGGCGCCAGAGCGCCAAGGCCGATGGCGGCGAGGTGTTCCTCCTTGAGCGCATGGCGGACTTTCGCATCACCCATAAAGCGGGCGTCGCGCGCACCTTCCAGAACATCCGCCTCTTCGGCGGCATGACGGTGTTCGAGAACCTTCTCGTGGCCCAGCACAACAAGCTGATGGTGGCATCCGGCATGACCTTCGCCGGGCTGTTCGGCCTGCCCGGCTACCGCCGCGCGCGCGAGGCTGCGCATGACCTGGCGATCGACTGGCTGAAGCGCACGCGCCTCATCGAGCGCGCCGACGATCCGGCCGCCGATCTGTCCTACGGCGACCAGCGCCGCCTCGAGATCGCGCGCGCCATGTGCACCGCGCCCGAACTGCTTTGCCTCGACGAGCCGGCGGCGGGCCTCAACCCGCGCGAATCGAGCGAGCTCAACGAACTCCTGCGTTCCATCCGGGACCGGGACGGCGTCTCGATCCTCCTCATCGAGCATGACATGGGCGTCGTCATGGAGATTTCGGACCACATCGTCGTGCTCGACTACGGCAAGAAGATTTCCGACGGCACGCCCGATAGCGTGCGGGCCGATCCGCGCGTGATCGCGGCCTATCTCGGCGTCGACGACGAGGAAGTGGACGAGGTGGAGGAGAAGCTGGAGAAGGGTGAGATCGACGCGGCCATCGCGAGCGCGAACCTTCCGTCCGCCGACCGGGGAGACGCCTCGTGAGCGCGCTCCCCCAAACGCCGGCGCCGGCCACCGCCACGCCCCTTCTCTCGATCCGCGGCGTCGAGACCTTCTACGGCAAGATCCAGGCGCTTCGCGGCGTCGACCTCGACGTCAACGAAGGCGAGATCGTCACGCTGATCGGGGCGAACGGCGCCGGCAAGTCGACGCTGATGATGACGCTGTGCGGCAATCCGCGCGCGCGCACCGGGCAGATCGTCTATCGCGGCGAGGACATCACCAACCTGCCGACCCACGAGATCATGACGCGGCGGATCGCGCAGTCGCCGGAAGGGCGGCGCATCTTCCCTCGCATGAGCGTTCTCGAAAACCTGCAGATGGGCACGACGCTCATCGGACAGGACCATTTCGACGAAGACCTGAGACGCGTCTTCGATCTTTTCCCGCGCCTGAAGGAGCGCGCCACGCAGCGCGGCGGCACGCTTTCGGGTGGCGAGCAACAGATGCTCGCCATCGGCCGTGCGCTGATGAGCCGGCCGAAGCTCCTTCTCCTCGACGAGCCCTCGCTCGGCCTTGCCCCGCTGATCGTGAAGCAGATCTTCGAGGCGGTGCGTGAGCTCAACCGCAACGAGGGGCTGACTGTCTTTCTCGTCGAGCAGAACGCCTTCCACGCGCTGCGCCTCGCCCATCGCGGCTACGTGATGGTCAACGGCTCGATCACCATGAGCGGCGCGGGCCGCGAGCTTCTGGCCCGCGAGGAGGTTCGCGCGGCCTATCTGGAAGGAGGCCACCACTGATGCAGCCCGAAAACGCGTTGCTGTGGGAAGTCTCGATCACGGAGTTCCTGATCGTCACCGTCGTGCTCGGCGGTGCCCTTGCCTACATGATCGGCCGCTCCACCGCGCTGACCTGGAACGGCTGGGGCCTGACGATCTTCTATACCCTGCTCCTGACGATTGCCGCGCGCTTCTTCCACTTCAGCCTGTTCGACGGCACATTCTTCCTGCCGTTCGAGACGGCAGGCACCGCGCTCTATTACGCCGTCATCGACTTTGTCGTGCTCTTCGCCTTCGCCGCGCTCGGTCGGCAGGTGACCCGCGCGCGCCAGCTTAGCGGGCAGTACGGCGTCCTGCGGGACAGCGACGGCGCGCCGGTTCGCTGAGCCGTCAACTTCGTGCTGCAAAGCGGCGAAAAGAATCTTCGCCGCCCCCTTCCCCTTCGCTTCGATCCTAGTCTTTAATCACTTGTGCGCCGCGCCCAATCGGCAGGCAGAACGCTGCGGCAGCGCGCTCTCAACAAACGGGAAGGTCGTCATGAAGAAAGTGCTTCTGGCCAGTGTGGCCCTCAATCTCGGTCTGTCCGGAGCGGCGCTGGCCGACATCACGATCGGCGTCGCCGGCCCGATCACGGGGCAGTACGCTACCTTCGGCGAACAGTTCCGCACCGGCGCCGAGCAGGCCGTGGAGGACATCAACGAGGCGGGCGGCGTGAACGGGGAGATGCTGCGCATCTCGATCGGCGACGATGCCTGCGATCCGCGTCAGGCAGTGGCCGTTGCCAACCAGTTCGCCTCCGAAGGCGTGCCCGTCGTGATCGGGCATTTCTGCTCGGGCTCGTCGATCCCGGCCAGCCAGGTCTACGCCGACGAGGGCATCATTGAAATCTCGCCCGCCTCGACCAATCCGGCCTATACCGAGGAGCGCCCCGGCGACGGCATCTTCCGCGTATGCGGTCGTGACGACCAGCAGGGCGAAGTCGCCGGTGCCTACATCGCCGAGAACTTCGCCGACACCAACGTCGCCATCCTGAACGACCGCACCGCCTACGGCGCCGGTCTCGCCGCCGAGACCGAGCGCGTGCTGCGCGCGGCCGGCAAGGAGCCGACCCTCGTCGAGGCCTACACGGCCGGCGAACGCGACTACACCGCGCTTGTCACCCGCATGAACCAGGCGGATGTGGGCCTCGTCTATATCGGCGGCTACCACACCGAGGCCGGGCTGATCGCACGCCAGATGCAGGAACAGGGCATGGAAGCGACGATCATGTCCGGCGACGCGCTCGTTTCAGACGAATACTGGTCGATCACGGGTGACGCCGGCGAAGGCACGCTGATGACCTTCTCGCCCGATCCGCGCCGCAACGAGGTCGCCGCGCCCGTCGTCGAGAAGATCGAGGCCAAGGGTCAGTCTGCCGAGGGCTACGCGCTCTACACCTATGCCGCGATCCAGGCTTGGGCACAGGCCGCCAACGAAGCCGGCACCACCGATTTCGAACCGGTGGTGGAAGCGCTCAACGAAGGCTCGTTCCAGACGGTGATCGGCGACCTGCAGTTCGACGACATCGGCGACGTGACCCTGCCGGGCTACGTCGTCTACGAATGGCAGAACGGCGCCTACGACTATGTCGAGACCGCCGAGAGCACAGTTGAGCCGACGACGCCGGCCGATGCCGGGGACACCGGCGCCAGCGATGCGCCGGCCGAGGCCGCGCCGGCCCAGTAAGCTGCCGGAAGGGGCGTCTGGCGCCCTCGTTCCGCAAAAGCAGGAGGCCCGGCCGATCGCTCCGCCGGGCCTTTTCGCATGTCGGTTCCGCGCTGCTTCAGGCACTCAGCGCGCGCAGCGCCGGATAGGCTTCGCGATAGCGCCGGTGCGCGGCGCCGAAGGCCTCAACCATCGCCTTGTCCGGGTCGATGCTTCGGGCGGCGGGCGGCATGGTGATGATTTCCGCAGGATCGCGGCCCGTCGCCGAGATGAGCCCGAGGCGCGCGGCACCGAATGCGGCGCCGAAATCGCCTTCCGCCGGCAGAACGATCGTCGTGTCGAGCGCGGCCGCCAGCATCCTCAGCCACAGGGCCGAGCGCGCGCCGGCCCCCACCGCGACGAAGCTTTCCACCCCGTGAGGCCCGCCGGCCGCGTCGAGGCAGTCGCGCATCGAGAAGGCGACGCCCTCCATTACCGCACGCGCCATCTGGGCGCGCGTCGTATCCGCGGAAAGGCCCAGGAATGCGCCACGCACGGCGGCATCGTTGTGCGGCGTGCGCTCGCCCGAAAGGTAGGGCAGGAAGAGCAACCGCGAGGGCTCGACAAGCTCCTCGCCGGCCTCCGCCGAAAGCTCGGCCGGGCGCGCCCCGACGACGCCTGCCAGCCATTCCAGCGAGCCGGCCGCCGAGAGCGTGACGCCCATCTGGTGCCACAGGCCCGGAAGCGCGTGGCAGAACGTGTGCAGCGCAGTCTGCGGCACCGGGCGGTAGCCGTCCGAAGCGGTGAAGAGAACGCCAGACGTGCCGAGCGAAACGAAGCCCGTGCCGGGCCGCACGACACCGACGCCGCAGGCCGAGGCCGCGTTGTCGCCGCCGCCTCCCGCCACCACCGTGCCGGCGGGAAGGCCGAGTTCGCGAGCGACGTCCGGGCGAAGCCCGCCGGCTGCTTCCGACCCCTCGACGAGACGCGGCATGTGGGCGCGCGTGAGGCCAGTGCGCTCGAGCATGCGGTCCGACCAGTCGCGCGCACCGGTGTCGAGCCACGCCGTCCCCGCAGCGTCCGACATCTCGGAGATCGCCTCGCCCGTCAGCCACAGGCGCAGATGGTCCTTCGGAAGCAGCACCCGCGCGGTCTTGGCGAAGATTTCCGGCTCGTTGCGCCGGACCCATTCGAGCTTGGGCGCCGTGAAGCCGGGGAAGACGATGTTGCCCGTGATGCCTCGCGCCTCGTCGTCGTCGAGTTCGGCCGCCTCGGCATGGCTTCGGGTGTCGTTCCACAGGATGCAGGGCCGCAGCACCCGCCCCTCGCCATCCAGCAGCGTCGCCCCGTGCATCTGGCCGGAAAGGCCGATGCCGGAGACCGCCGAAAGCGCGTCGGCGTGGCTCGCACGAAGCTCGCCGATAGCAGCCTTCACCGCCTCGATCCACGTCACCGGATCCTGCTCGGCCCAGCCGAAATGCGGGCGCTGGACGGTGAGCGGCGCCGAGGCGCTGGCGACCACGACCTGACCCACGTCGATCAGGAGCGCCTTCAGCGAGGAGGTGCCGAGGTCGAGCCCCAGAAAATATGCCATTCGTTGCGTTCCCAGTTGATGACAGAGAGCGCCGTGCGCCCTTGCGGCCGACGGCGCCCCGACACTTTGAATCCTGCGTCAGGCCCTAGACGTAGCGGGCGACGACCCCCTCCAGAAGCTCCTGACGGCCCGAACGGGGCTGCGGATCGAGAGAAGCTGCGCGGGCGGCCACCTCTTCCAGGGTACGCTCGCCGGCGAGGATCGCGCGGCCCTCCGCGCCGTCCCACCCCGAATAGCGCTCGGCGAGCGGGCCTTCCAGCGCCTTGTCCGCCAGCATCGCCTCAGCAGCGAGAAGCGCCTTTGCGCACGCGTCCATCGAAGCGACATGGGCGACGATCAGATCGTCCGGGTCGATCGACTGCCGGCGGATCTTGGCGTCGAAATTCAGCCCGCCCGTGGTGAAGCCGCCGTTCTTTAGAACCTCGTGAAAGACCAGCGCCATCTCTTTGGGATTCATGGCGAACTGGTCCGTGTCCCAGCCGAGGAGATCGTCGCCGCGATTGATGTCGAGCGACCCGAAGAGGCCGAGCGCGTAGGCCAGCTCGACTTCGTGCTCGAAGGAATGGCCGGCGAGGATCGCGTGGTTCTGCTCGATGTTCAGCTTCACGTCGGCCGTCAGGTCGTGTCGCTCGAGGAAGCCGTAGACGGTCGCGACGTCGAAATCGTACTGGTGCTTGGTCGGCTCCTTGGGCTTGGGCTCGATCAGGATCGGCCCGGTGAAGCCGATCTTGTGCTTGTAGTCGACGAGCATCGACAGGAAGCGGCCGAGCTGATCGAGCTCCTGGCCCATGCGCGTGTTGAGCAGCGTCTCGTAGCCCTCGCGTCCACCCCAGCACACGTAGTTCTCGCCGTTCAGCCGGTGCGTGGCATCCATCGCCGCCTTCACCTGCCCCACCGCATAGGCGAAGACGTCCGGGTCCGGGTTGGTGGCCGCGCCGCCCATGTAACGACGGTGCGAGAAGAGGTTGGCCGTGCCCCAGAGGAGCCGGACCTTCTCGCGCTCCATCTTCTCCTCGAAGAGGTCCGTAATGGCCTTCAGATTGTCGATGGATTCGGACAGCGACGCGCCTTCCGGCGCGACGTCGACATCGTGGAAGGTGAAGAACGGCACGTCGAGCACGCGGAAGAGGTCGAAGGCCGTCTCGGCCTTCGCCTTGGCGAGCGCCAGCGGATCGTCGCCGTGCATCCACGGCCGCAGGAAGGTCTCGCCGCCGAACGGGTCGCCGCCCGGCCAGGTGAAGGAGTGCCAGTAGCAGACGGCGAAGCGAAGCTGCTCCTCCATCGTGCGGCCCATCACCTGCCGGTTCTTGTCGTAATGGCGGAAGGCCAGCGGGTCGCGCGAGCCCTCCCCCTCGAAGCGGATCGGTTCGCTACGCTCGAAGAAGCCTGTCATGTCATTCCTCCCATGAGTGGTGCCGGGGCATCCTCCGCCCCCATGTTGCGTCCCGCTGGGGCGATCGCCCCGGCCAGTTCGTCGTCGATCGCGGCCAGCCCGAAGGCAAGCGAAGCGTCGAGCAGGACCTCGTCCGAATCGGGAAAGACGAAGAAGGGTGTGTCGCGGCCGATGCCCTCGATGGCGCTGACGGCGATGCCGCGCCGGATGGCCGGCTCCAGAAGGTCCATCGCGGCCGCGCCTGAGCCGACGAAGGCAACCGGCACCGGATCGATCAGCGTGAACATGCGCCCCAGCCCATAACCCAGCGCCTCCCCGGCCCGCTCGTAGGCTGCAAGCGCAAGTCGCTCTCCAGCACGTGCGGCCTGTGCGAGTTCCGCCA
Protein-coding sequences here:
- the livM gene encoding high-affinity branched-chain amino acid ABC transporter permease LivM, which produces MSTTQALDTRPEGAEIERETLASAMGGEPPSAPAKPAASRLGKALRESVLTALLVAGLTFFFLATRTETASRGLTIYARWELWITAIAIAFLGRFVLSYFVFQRTGPLFQRRERETKDAARAAKVSSLVSRTLGIVFLLIALSFPFLVGTILPARERYLIDLAILILTYIMLGWGLNIVVGLAGLLDLGYVAFYAVGAYSFALLAINFDLGFWVCLPMAGLFAAMWGVILGFPVLRLRGDYLAIVTLAFGEIIRVVLLNWAEFTGGPNGLLGIPRPTFFGLEFGRGEGSFADYFGLEPSSIHRFIYLYYIILALALVTNFVTLRLRKLPIGRAWEAMREDEIACRSLGINTTNVKLTAFATGAMFGGFAGSFFATRQGFISPESFTFLESAIILAIVVLGGLGSQIGVVVASIVMIGGIELLRNLGFLQQIFGSGFDPAQYRMLIFGLAMVAIMVWKPRGLVSSRTPSAVYKEKKQIGADMVAQGEGH
- a CDS encoding ABC transporter ATP-binding protein, giving the protein MSEHATMPPAAPSSAAPGWENDPLLTVERLTMRFGGLTAIDDLSFSVGRGDITALIGPNGAGKTTVFNCVTGFYKPTEGRIALRRGRGIGEAAVRELTGSGRQSAKADGGEVFLLERMADFRITHKAGVARTFQNIRLFGGMTVFENLLVAQHNKLMVASGMTFAGLFGLPGYRRAREAAHDLAIDWLKRTRLIERADDPAADLSYGDQRRLEIARAMCTAPELLCLDEPAAGLNPRESSELNELLRSIRDRDGVSILLIEHDMGVVMEISDHIVVLDYGKKISDGTPDSVRADPRVIAAYLGVDDEEVDEVEEKLEKGEIDAAIASANLPSADRGDAS
- a CDS encoding ABC transporter ATP-binding protein; its protein translation is MSALPQTPAPATATPLLSIRGVETFYGKIQALRGVDLDVNEGEIVTLIGANGAGKSTLMMTLCGNPRARTGQIVYRGEDITNLPTHEIMTRRIAQSPEGRRIFPRMSVLENLQMGTTLIGQDHFDEDLRRVFDLFPRLKERATQRGGTLSGGEQQMLAIGRALMSRPKLLLLDEPSLGLAPLIVKQIFEAVRELNRNEGLTVFLVEQNAFHALRLAHRGYVMVNGSITMSGAGRELLAREEVRAAYLEGGHH
- a CDS encoding DUF6867 family protein, yielding MQPENALLWEVSITEFLIVTVVLGGALAYMIGRSTALTWNGWGLTIFYTLLLTIAARFFHFSLFDGTFFLPFETAGTALYYAVIDFVVLFAFAALGRQVTRARQLSGQYGVLRDSDGAPVR
- a CDS encoding branched-chain amino acid ABC transporter substrate-binding protein, producing MKKVLLASVALNLGLSGAALADITIGVAGPITGQYATFGEQFRTGAEQAVEDINEAGGVNGEMLRISIGDDACDPRQAVAVANQFASEGVPVVIGHFCSGSSIPASQVYADEGIIEISPASTNPAYTEERPGDGIFRVCGRDDQQGEVAGAYIAENFADTNVAILNDRTAYGAGLAAETERVLRAAGKEPTLVEAYTAGERDYTALVTRMNQADVGLVYIGGYHTEAGLIARQMQEQGMEATIMSGDALVSDEYWSITGDAGEGTLMTFSPDPRRNEVAAPVVEKIEAKGQSAEGYALYTYAAIQAWAQAANEAGTTDFEPVVEALNEGSFQTVIGDLQFDDIGDVTLPGYVVYEWQNGAYDYVETAESTVEPTTPADAGDTGASDAPAEAAPAQ
- the xylB gene encoding xylulokinase, whose product is MAYFLGLDLGTSSLKALLIDVGQVVVASASAPLTVQRPHFGWAEQDPVTWIEAVKAAIGELRASHADALSAVSGIGLSGQMHGATLLDGEGRVLRPCILWNDTRSHAEAAELDDDEARGITGNIVFPGFTAPKLEWVRRNEPEIFAKTARVLLPKDHLRLWLTGEAISEMSDAAGTAWLDTGARDWSDRMLERTGLTRAHMPRLVEGSEAAGGLRPDVARELGLPAGTVVAGGGGDNAASACGVGVVRPGTGFVSLGTSGVLFTASDGYRPVPQTALHTFCHALPGLWHQMGVTLSAAGSLEWLAGVVGARPAELSAEAGEELVEPSRLLFLPYLSGERTPHNDAAVRGAFLGLSADTTRAQMARAVMEGVAFSMRDCLDAAGGPHGVESFVAVGAGARSALWLRMLAAALDTTIVLPAEGDFGAAFGAARLGLISATGRDPAEIITMPPAARSIDPDKAMVEAFGAAHRRYREAYPALRALSA
- the xylA gene encoding xylose isomerase — protein: MTGFFERSEPIRFEGEGSRDPLAFRHYDKNRQVMGRTMEEQLRFAVCYWHSFTWPGGDPFGGETFLRPWMHGDDPLALAKAKAETAFDLFRVLDVPFFTFHDVDVAPEGASLSESIDNLKAITDLFEEKMEREKVRLLWGTANLFSHRRYMGGAATNPDPDVFAYAVGQVKAAMDATHRLNGENYVCWGGREGYETLLNTRMGQELDQLGRFLSMLVDYKHKIGFTGPILIEPKPKEPTKHQYDFDVATVYGFLERHDLTADVKLNIEQNHAILAGHSFEHEVELAYALGLFGSLDINRGDDLLGWDTDQFAMNPKEMALVFHEVLKNGGFTTGGLNFDAKIRRQSIDPDDLIVAHVASMDACAKALLAAEAMLADKALEGPLAERYSGWDGAEGRAILAGERTLEEVAARAASLDPQPRSGRQELLEGVVARYV